A window of the Vigna angularis cultivar LongXiaoDou No.4 chromosome 3, ASM1680809v1, whole genome shotgun sequence genome harbors these coding sequences:
- the LOC128195947 gene encoding uncharacterized protein LOC128195947 isoform X2, whose protein sequence is MDSISVPNPKPKQMFYLKWPWNETNPNSSPGPCKFEGPWPLKSLQNLGLIPFNFASSVSGWKKKTTLTQSEAEQRAFALALASAKEATLVEFYSAKCRLCNSLFKFVSEVETRNSHWLNIVMADAENPNWLPELLHYDVSYVPCFVLLDHNGKALAKTGVPSSRLHVIAGISHLLKMKRPQQK, encoded by the exons ATGGATTCGATTTCTGTTCCCAATCCTAAACCTAAACAAATGTTTTACCTGAAATGGCCATGGAATGAAACAAACCCTAATTCTAGTCCTGGTCCCTGCAAGTTTGAGGGTCCTTGGCCATTGAAATCTCTCCAAAACCTTGGTTTAATACCTTTCAATTTTGCGAGCTCTGTTTCAGGTTGGAAAAAGAAAACGACTCTCACACAGTCGGAGGCAGAACAGAGGGCATTTGCTTTGGCTCTGGCAAGCGCCAAGGAGGCGACTTTGGTGGAATTCTACTCAGCCAAGTGCAGGCTCTGTAATTCCCTGTTCAAATTTGTTTCCGAAGTCGAAACCCGGAACTCTCACTGGCTCAATATTGTCATGGCTGATGCTGAGAATCCCAATTGGCTACCTGAG CTCCTTCATTATGATGTTAGCTATGTTCCTTGTTTTGTGCTTCTCGACCACAATGGCAAGGCCCTGGCAAAGACAGGTGTCCCGAGCAGTCGTTTACACGTTATTGCAGGAATCTCCCATCTTCTCAAAATGAAGCGCCctcaacaaaaatga
- the LOC128195947 gene encoding uncharacterized protein LOC128195947 isoform X1 has product MDSISVPNPKPKQMFYLKWPWNETNPNSSPGPCKFEGPWPLKSLQNLGLIPFNFASSVSGWKKKTTLTQSEAEQRAFALALASAKEATLVEFYSAKCRLCNSLFKFVSEVETRNSHWLNIVMADAENPNWLPEVSNGPFHKLKCSSFIMMLAMFLVLCFSTTMARPWQRQVSRAVVYTLLQESPIFSK; this is encoded by the exons ATGGATTCGATTTCTGTTCCCAATCCTAAACCTAAACAAATGTTTTACCTGAAATGGCCATGGAATGAAACAAACCCTAATTCTAGTCCTGGTCCCTGCAAGTTTGAGGGTCCTTGGCCATTGAAATCTCTCCAAAACCTTGGTTTAATACCTTTCAATTTTGCGAGCTCTGTTTCAGGTTGGAAAAAGAAAACGACTCTCACACAGTCGGAGGCAGAACAGAGGGCATTTGCTTTGGCTCTGGCAAGCGCCAAGGAGGCGACTTTGGTGGAATTCTACTCAGCCAAGTGCAGGCTCTGTAATTCCCTGTTCAAATTTGTTTCCGAAGTCGAAACCCGGAACTCTCACTGGCTCAATATTGTCATGGCTGATGCTGAGAATCCCAATTGGCTACCTGAGGTATCAAATGGACCTTTTCACAAACTAAAATGCAG CTCCTTCATTATGATGTTAGCTATGTTCCTTGTTTTGTGCTTCTCGACCACAATGGCAAGGCCCTGGCAAAGACAGGTGTCCCGAGCAGTCGTTTACACGTTATTGCAGGAATCTCCCATCTTCTCAAAATGA
- the LOC128195795 gene encoding protein SIEVE ELEMENT OCCLUSION B-like has protein sequence MYALPYQPTDPLAKSVAILKRVPLLTRPAALQKHSQAITEVNNLVKATLQVIEVIFELEKLTSYDIKDVPALGLAIEQIPVDGHWVIITIVSVVTQIDGLITESEDKHELSHYGQKINIILSKLRKQITLCRQQIDEAEYHRKLKRLFQSPTEIIEVLKVLIFNKDAPQPLFHGATKTTVEMTVLKKKNVYLFISSLDITEEEISVLRPVYDSIKTKENYKIVWIPIVEAWTELLRKKFEVLKSKMPWYVVQYSGIIAGYK, from the exons ATGTATGCATTGcca TATCAACCCACAGACCCTCTTGCCAAATCGGTGGCTATTCTGAAGCGTGTGCCATTGCTCACAAGGCCCGCAGCTCTTCAGAAGCATAGCCAAGCCATTACTGAGGTCAACAATTTGGTGAAAGCAACTCTGCAAGTGATTGAGGTAATCTTTGAGCTGGAGAAGCTTACCAGTTACGACATAAAGGATGTACCTGCTTTAGGGCTTGCAATAGAGCAAATCCCTGTTGATGGTCACTGGGTCATCATCACCATCGTCTCTGTAGTTACTCAGATTGATGGTCTCATCACTGAATC AGAGGATAAACACGAACTGTCTCACTACGGTCAAAAGATCAACATCATACTCAGCAAACTCAGGAAGCAGATCACGCTCTGTAGACAGCAGATAG ATGAGGCGGAGTATCATCGCAAGCTTAAAAGGCTTTTCCAAAGTCCCACTGAAATAATTGAAGTGTTAAAGGTTCTGATTTTCAACAAGGATGCTCCTCAGCCTCTGTTTCATGGCGCTACCAAGACCACG GTGGAGATGACGGTGCTAAAAAAGAAGAACGTGTACCTGTTTATTTCTTCCCTAGACATCACGGAAGAAGAGATTTCAGTACTACGACCTGTTTATGATTCGATTAAAACTAAGGAGAATTATAAGATTGTGTGGATTCCTATTGTGGAGGCATGGACCGAGCTGCTGCGCAAGAAATTTGAGGTTTTGAAAAGCAAGATGCCATGGTACGTGGTGCAGTACTCTGGAATCATAGCTGGATACAAGTAG
- the LOC108323695 gene encoding calmodulin calcium-dependent NAD kinase-like, protein MKSSHVLIVSAGLIATTLSFTYWSRVKEQIWSRVAKEQNNKSRVVKEQNNNEKIIPLKKSKMIEGFPHYVVRQLGFEDPVKVPFLCLLLQQYLKKSEGYDERMYEYIFNGNIDNVDHLYTKLEHEFERCILSYFSFYWDEVATVVNKAINPESSSTTTKLREIALTATREERFKRLSKELKMTRIFSTLIEEMKALHGQEMIPVNRSPVLLLMGGGMGAGKSTIRDAILKEAFWLQVATNHVIVEADAFKHADEVYKTLNTADRPFDYMEQLKISESVHENSTRAAESLLVTALNEGRDVIMDGTMSWEPFVRQTIAMARNVHRCKYRIGRGYHTNDDGTADEKYWEEITDEQGETSTGKTSTRQPYRIELVGAVCDSYIAIVRAIRRVVVTGRAVRVSAQLKSHQNFARAFPDYCELVDNARLYFTNAIDHPPKLIGWKDGGEDLLVHPQHFKCMERIANLNVEANCIYNLYKESNIIMEPGSIWQEMILAPSRIEDQKELKEAIEKSENHECLLSEE, encoded by the exons ATGAAGTCGTCACATGTTCTCATTGTTTCCGCTGGTTTAATTGCTACCACATTGTCTTTCACGTACTGGTCCAGAGTGAAAGAACAAATCTGGTCCAGAGTGGCTAAAGAACAAAACAACAAGTCTAGAGTGGTGAAAGAACAAAACAACAACGAGAAGATCATTCCTCTAAAGAAATCCAAAATGATAGAAGGCTTCCCTCACTATGTTG TAAGACAGCTGGGATTTGAAGATCCTGTAAAAGTTCCATTCTTGTGCCTACTACTTCAACAGTATTTGAAAAAATCTGAAGGATACGATGAGAGAATGTATGAGTATATTTTCAATGGCAACATAGATAACGTAGATCATCTGTATACAAAGCTGGAGCATGAATTCGAGAGATGTATTCTGAGTTATTTTTCCTTCTACTGGGATGAAGTTGCAACTGTCGTTAATAAA GCTATAAACCCGGAGTCTTCCTCGACGACGACAAAGCTAAGAGAAATAGCATTGACAGCTACaag AGAAGAAAGATTCAAAAGATTATCAAAGGAGTTGAAAATGACCAGAATATTTTCAACGTTGATAGAAGAAATGAAAGCACTGCATGGTCAAGAAATGATACCGGTAAACAGAAGTCCTGTACTCCTCTTAATGGGAGGAGGCATGGGTGCGGGAAAAAGCACCATTCGTGATGCAATTCTTAAAGA AGCATTTTGGTTACAAGTAGCTACGAATCATGTGATTGTTGAAGCAGATGCCTTTAAACACGCAGATGAAGTATATAAGACCCTTAATACAGCAGACCGACCTTTTGATTATATGGAACAGCTAAAAATTTCTGAATCG GTACATGAGAATTCCACTCGTGCTGCAGAATCCCTCCTCGTGACTGCATTAAATGAAGGTCGAGATGTAATTATGGATGGTACCATGTCATGGGAACCATTTGTACGACAGACCATTGCAATGGCCAGAAATGTTCATAGATGCAAATATAGAATTGGAAGAGGCTATCACACAAATGATGATGGGACGGCTGATGAGAAATATTGGGAAGAGATTACAGATGAACAGGGGGAAACTTCTACCGGGAAAACAAGCACTCGACAACCTTATAGGATTGAGTTAGTGGGTGCGGTTTGTGACAGTTACATTGCAATTGTTAGAGCCATCAG GAGAGTTGTTGTAACAGGAAGAGCAGTCAGGGTGAGTGCACAACTAAAATCTCACCAAAATTTTGCCCGTGCATTTCCAGACTACTGTGAGCTTGTAGATAATGCTAGACTTTATTTTACAAATGCGATTGATCATCCACCAAAg CTAATAGGTTGGAAAGATGGTGGTGAAGATTTACTGGTGCATCCTCAACATTTTAAATGCATGGAGAGGATAGCCAATTTAAATGTTGAAGCGAATTGCATTTATAATCTCTACAAGGAATCAAACATCATCATGGAACCCGGTTCCATTTGGCAAGAAATGATTTTAGCACCCTCAAGAATAGAAGACCAAAAAGAATTGAAGGAGGCTATTGAGAAATCAGAAAATCATGAGTGTTTGTTATCAGAGGAGTAA